Within the Sulfitobacter sp. JL08 genome, the region CCCGCCTTGTCAAAGCCCGATTTGAAGCCGTAAAGCGCGTCAGCATAGCCGATCGCCTCGCGGATGACCGGAAAGTTGTAGGCATCACCGCGCGCCATTGCGCCAAAAACGTCTTCAACGGCACGGAACGCATCGTCGCGGCCGATAACATTGGCGCAAACGTCTTCGGATACGATCAGCAGACCGTCGGATGTGGGGCTGTTCATGGGGGAATTCTCCGTGGATATTCAAAGGGTCGGCTGCGCGGCCCAAAGCAGCGCAGCCACGATGCGTCAGTAGGCTTTGCCGCGGGCCGACACCGGCCAGAGGGTTTCAACCTTGCCGTTGCGCACACCGACATACCAGTCGTGGACATTGCAGGTCGGGTCGCAATGGCCCGGCACCAGTTTCAGCTTGTCATTGACCTTCAACACACCATCAGGGTCGGCGACTACACCATGTTCATCGGAACATTTCACGTATTCCACATCGTCGCGGCCATAGATGGTGGGCAGACCGCTGTCGACCGATTGCGCCTTCAGTCCCGCATCGACGATCGCCTTGTCCGCCTTGGCGTGGGACATGACGGATGTCAGGATAAACAGCGCGTTTTCCCATTCGTTTTCGTCGATCCGTTTGCCGTCCTTGTCCAGAATGCGGCCATAATCCGCATCCATGAACGCATAAGATCCGCACTGTAATTCGTTGAAAACACCACCGGAATTACTCTCGAAGTAATACGAGCCCGTCCCGCCGCCACCGACGATATCACAGTCCAGACCTGCTGCTTTCAGCAGATCGACGCTTTCGCGCACCTGATCAATTGCGATCTGGGTCTTGCCGCGGCGGTCTTCGTAGGAATCCATATGCTGCATCGCGCCCTGATAGGCTTGAATGCCCGCAAACTTCAGGCCATCCGCTGCATCAATCGCCTGTGCCAGTTCGACAACAGGTTGCCCGTACTGAACGCCACAGCGCCCCGCGCCCACATCGATTTCAACCAGACATTCGATCTCGGTTCCGTGCTTGAGGGCGGCTGCGGACAGATCGGCCACATTGTCGATATCATCGACACAGCAGATCGTGCGCGCGCCCAGTTTCGGCAGGCGGGCCAGACGATCGATCTTTTCAGGCTGGCGCACCTGATTTGATACCAGCACATCCTTGATCCCGCCGCGCGCGAACACTTCTGCCTCGGATACTTTCTGACAGCAGACACCGCACGACCCGCCCAGACTTTCCTGAAGCAGGGCGACATCCACCGACTTGTGCATTTTTCCGTGCACGCGATGCCGCATTCCGTGAGATTTAGCGTAATCGCCCATTTTCTTGATGTTGCGTTCCAGCGCGTCCAGATCCAGCACAAGGCAGGGGGTCTGGATGTCGGCCTCGTCCATGCCGATGGTCGCGGGGATGTCGTATCCAACTTCAAGATCGTCAAAGTTCACTTGCTTGTTCATGTCTTGTCCTCCTTAGCCCTTGATCCAGGGCAGTTTATCCAGATCGACGTTGCCGCCGGTTATGATCACGCCAACCTTTTTGCCGGCAAACAC harbors:
- the bhcC gene encoding 3-hydroxy-D-aspartate aldolase BhcC — encoded protein: MNKQVNFDDLEVGYDIPATIGMDEADIQTPCLVLDLDALERNIKKMGDYAKSHGMRHRVHGKMHKSVDVALLQESLGGSCGVCCQKVSEAEVFARGGIKDVLVSNQVRQPEKIDRLARLPKLGARTICCVDDIDNVADLSAAALKHGTEIECLVEIDVGAGRCGVQYGQPVVELAQAIDAADGLKFAGIQAYQGAMQHMDSYEDRRGKTQIAIDQVRESVDLLKAAGLDCDIVGGGGTGSYYFESNSGGVFNELQCGSYAFMDADYGRILDKDGKRIDENEWENALFILTSVMSHAKADKAIVDAGLKAQSVDSGLPTIYGRDDVEYVKCSDEHGVVADPDGVLKVNDKLKLVPGHCDPTCNVHDWYVGVRNGKVETLWPVSARGKAY